The proteins below are encoded in one region of Neisseriales bacterium:
- the argS gene encoding arginine--tRNA ligase: MTVLQLLNKHVTLALSQIGLDHVQAVVRPASRPEFGDYQANGVMNAAKVLKMDPMKLAKQVVGKLDLKGVVHQIDVVKPGFINFHLDTEFLSKQLKVALADPKLGIHLPKPQHIMVEYSSPNIAKEMHVGHLRTTVIGDALTRIFGYLGHHVVRGNHVGDWGTQFGMLIAYLVEIQKAGKQAMELADLEEFYRKAKVRFDEDEAFADVSRDYVTKLQGGQPEILALWQQFVDISLEHCQAVYEKLDVLLTRDDAKGESSYNEDLPTVVEDLEKAGLLAVDAGAKVVYLEEFRNKDGKPLGVIVQKRDGGFLYTATDLAAVRYRHRVLKLDRVLYVVDARQSQHFQQIFRICRKAGFAPPEMVLEHIGFGLVLGSDGKPFKTRSGDTVKMIALLDEAIDRALVIVKQKNPDLSEKEQLKLAHAIGIGAIRYADLSKHRTSDYIFDWDTILAFEGNTSLYIQYAYTRIQSIFRKAGAFSGGGSINLVDPTERRLANHLLQFEDVLHSVVEGCYVHHLCTFLYQLANIFSNFYENCSILKSEPALKNSRLQLLALTARTLKVGMELLGIRVLEAM; this comes from the coding sequence AACTTTGGCGTTATCTCAAATTGGGTTAGATCATGTACAAGCGGTTGTGAGGCCAGCTTCTCGCCCAGAGTTTGGTGACTATCAAGCAAATGGCGTGATGAATGCCGCCAAAGTACTCAAAATGGATCCAATGAAACTTGCGAAGCAAGTGGTTGGTAAGCTTGACCTTAAAGGTGTGGTTCATCAGATTGATGTGGTTAAACCAGGTTTTATCAATTTTCACCTTGATACAGAGTTTTTAAGTAAGCAACTCAAAGTTGCTTTAGCTGATCCTAAACTCGGCATTCATTTACCGAAACCGCAACATATCATGGTAGAGTACTCTTCACCAAACATTGCCAAAGAAATGCATGTTGGGCATCTTCGTACGACTGTAATTGGGGATGCATTAACAAGAATATTTGGGTATCTTGGCCATCATGTTGTGCGTGGCAACCATGTTGGTGATTGGGGTACGCAGTTTGGTATGTTAATCGCCTATCTTGTTGAGATACAAAAGGCGGGCAAACAAGCCATGGAATTGGCTGACCTGGAAGAGTTTTATAGAAAAGCTAAAGTGCGTTTTGATGAGGATGAAGCATTTGCTGATGTGTCACGTGATTATGTCACTAAATTGCAGGGTGGTCAGCCGGAAATTTTGGCGTTGTGGCAACAATTTGTTGATATTTCTTTAGAACATTGCCAAGCGGTTTATGAGAAACTAGATGTACTATTAACGCGTGATGATGCTAAAGGCGAGTCCTCTTATAACGAGGATTTGCCTACTGTTGTCGAGGATCTAGAAAAAGCAGGATTGTTAGCAGTTGATGCAGGTGCCAAGGTAGTTTATCTAGAAGAGTTTCGTAACAAGGATGGTAAACCACTCGGTGTTATTGTTCAAAAACGAGATGGCGGTTTTCTTTATACAGCTACTGATCTTGCAGCAGTACGCTATCGCCATCGTGTTCTCAAATTGGATCGTGTTCTGTATGTGGTGGATGCACGGCAAAGTCAACATTTTCAGCAAATATTTCGCATTTGTCGCAAAGCTGGATTTGCGCCACCCGAAATGGTGTTGGAACATATCGGTTTTGGATTAGTTTTGGGAAGTGATGGCAAGCCCTTTAAGACGCGATCTGGCGATACAGTCAAAATGATTGCGCTTTTGGATGAAGCGATTGATCGGGCGCTTGTCATTGTAAAACAAAAAAACCCTGATTTATCTGAAAAGGAACAGTTAAAGCTCGCTCATGCAATCGGTATTGGTGCCATTCGCTATGCTGATCTTTCCAAGCATCGTACAAGTGACTACATATTTGATTGGGATACGATCCTTGCTTTTGAAGGGAATACTTCGCTTTATATTCAATATGCTTATACGCGTATTCAAAGTATCTTTCGCAAGGCAGGTGCTTTTAGCGGTGGCGGATCTATTAACTTAGTGGATCCTACTGAGCGGCGCTTAGCGAATCATTTATTGCAGTTTGAGGATGTACTACATTCAGTTGTTGAGGGCTGTTATGTCCATCATCTATGTACATTTCTATATCAATTAGCCAATATATTTTCGAATTTCTACGAAAATTGCTCTATATTGAAAAGCGAGCCTGCATTAAAAAATAGTCGCTTGCAACTTTTAGCATTGACCGCAAGAACACTTAAGGTGGGTATGGAATTATTGGGTATTAGAGTACTTGAGGCGATGTAG